One region of Halohasta litchfieldiae genomic DNA includes:
- a CDS encoding amidohydrolase family protein, protein MNVEGTILVGPEFEPREGRVVVDDGEIQAIEETDTDSTDIIVPAFVNAHTHIGDSIAKEAGGGLSLDDLVAPPDGLKHQLLRETDRETTVDAMARSLKLMEETGTAAFIEFREGGVDGVAMLRDALAGRRIDPVILGRETAAAMEAGDGFGASGPRDNDFDQLRDATRQAGKLFGIHAGERDPDDIHPALDLDPDFLVHLVHAEEPHLDRIEDGEIPAVVCPRSNLVTNVGVPPVRQLTERTTVALGTDNVMMNSPSMFREMEFLSKLTDLSTETILRMATLNGAKIAGLNCGVIEEGRDAKLLVLDGDSDNLCYAKDIVRAVVRRAGQADIKRVHL, encoded by the coding sequence ATGAACGTGGAAGGGACCATTCTTGTGGGTCCGGAGTTCGAGCCACGCGAGGGGCGCGTGGTGGTCGACGACGGCGAGATTCAGGCCATCGAGGAGACAGACACCGACTCGACCGACATTATCGTGCCGGCGTTCGTCAACGCCCACACCCATATCGGCGACTCGATTGCCAAGGAGGCTGGCGGCGGGCTCTCGTTGGACGACTTGGTCGCGCCGCCGGACGGACTCAAACACCAACTGCTCCGAGAGACCGACCGCGAGACGACGGTCGACGCGATGGCGCGGTCACTGAAACTGATGGAGGAGACGGGGACAGCCGCCTTCATCGAGTTCCGCGAGGGCGGCGTCGACGGTGTCGCTATGCTCCGCGACGCACTGGCGGGTCGACGGATCGACCCCGTGATTCTCGGTCGGGAAACAGCGGCTGCAATGGAGGCAGGCGACGGCTTTGGAGCCTCCGGCCCACGGGACAACGACTTTGATCAGCTCCGCGACGCGACCCGACAGGCCGGGAAACTGTTTGGAATTCACGCGGGCGAGCGAGACCCCGATGACATTCATCCCGCCTTAGATCTCGATCCCGATTTTCTGGTGCACTTGGTCCATGCCGAGGAGCCCCATCTCGACCGGATCGAGGACGGCGAGATTCCGGCGGTCGTCTGTCCACGGTCGAACCTCGTGACGAACGTCGGTGTGCCGCCGGTTCGCCAACTGACCGAGCGGACCACCGTCGCACTCGGCACCGACAACGTCATGATGAACAGCCCGTCGATGTTCCGCGAGATGGAGTTCCTCTCGAAACTCACGGATCTCTCAACAGAAACGATTTTGCGGATGGCAACCCTAAACGGCGCGAAAATCGCCGGGCTGAACTGCGGAGTCATTGAGGAGGGCCGGGACGCCAAACTGCTCGTTCTCGATGGCGACTCCGACAACCTCTGTTATGCCAAAGACATCGTCCGGGCAGTCGTCCGACGCGCGGGGCAGGCTGATATCAAGCGCGTTCACCTCTGA